Proteins encoded in a region of the Paucibacter sediminis genome:
- a CDS encoding DUF2145 domain-containing protein encodes MRRWPMLLVLLGAGAAQAGRPCEDKPLRPEQVERGMGLALTTARQLDASGAEVVLLARAGQDLGKYGLQWSHLGFAYRDGSGGDRTRPVWRVLHKLNQCGTARSDLYRQGLGEFFMDRPYRYEAAFVVLTPALQQALLPLLHDNAQLPRLHEPRYNMVAYPWGGGYQQSNQWALETLALAADAQNRSRALAQGWLKARGYQPSDLRLSTATRLGARIGMANVTFDDHPSARRFAGHIETVTVDSIFAWLPRAGLGGAMQEVKEQ; translated from the coding sequence ATGAGGCGCTGGCCGATGCTGCTGGTGCTGCTGGGCGCGGGCGCCGCCCAGGCCGGCCGGCCCTGCGAGGACAAGCCGCTCAGGCCCGAGCAGGTCGAGCGCGGCATGGGCCTGGCCCTGACCACCGCGCGCCAACTCGATGCCAGCGGCGCCGAGGTGGTGTTGCTGGCGCGCGCCGGGCAGGACCTCGGCAAATACGGCCTGCAATGGTCGCACCTGGGCTTCGCCTACCGCGATGGCAGCGGCGGTGATCGAACAAGGCCGGTATGGCGGGTGCTGCACAAGCTCAACCAATGCGGCACGGCGCGCAGCGATCTGTATCGCCAGGGCCTGGGCGAGTTCTTCATGGACCGGCCGTACCGCTACGAGGCCGCCTTCGTGGTGCTCACGCCGGCGCTGCAGCAGGCCCTGTTGCCCCTGCTGCACGACAACGCCCAGCTGCCGCGCCTGCACGAGCCGCGCTACAACATGGTGGCCTATCCCTGGGGCGGCGGCTACCAGCAAAGCAACCAATGGGCGCTGGAAACCCTGGCGCTGGCGGCCGATGCGCAGAACCGCTCGCGCGCGCTGGCGCAGGGCTGGCTGAAGGCCCGGGGCTACCAGCCCAGCGACCTGCGCCTGTCCACCGCCACGCGCCTGGGCGCGCGCATCGGCATGGCCAATGTCACATTCGACGATCATCCTTCGGCGCGGCGCTTCGCCGGCCATATCGAAACCGTCACGGTCGATTCCATCTTCGCCTGGCTGCCCCGTGCGGGCCTGGGCGGCGCCATGCAAGAAGTGAAAGAACAGTGA
- a CDS encoding YiaA/YiaB family inner membrane protein, translating into MHQQFNKVRRDTNAWRYQVWISFGISLSLCAIGLAWLPGNDLDRAFMVMGYVFCLSTAFALAKFVRDNQERVVDTPMWQLVVWGGFVLAMSLTGWDLWRMEIQPVWKAYLLVCWLYLISNVFTLAKMLRDAHEADLQEARQQGRREASRELPDAA; encoded by the coding sequence ATGCACCAACAGTTCAACAAGGTCCGCCGCGACACCAATGCCTGGCGTTATCAGGTCTGGATCTCCTTCGGCATCAGCTTGTCGCTCTGCGCCATCGGCCTGGCCTGGCTGCCCGGCAACGACCTCGACCGTGCCTTCATGGTGATGGGTTATGTGTTCTGCCTCTCCACCGCCTTTGCGCTCGCCAAGTTCGTGCGCGACAACCAGGAGCGCGTGGTCGACACGCCGATGTGGCAGCTGGTGGTCTGGGGCGGTTTCGTCCTGGCCATGTCGCTGACCGGCTGGGACCTCTGGCGCATGGAGATACAGCCGGTCTGGAAGGCCTATCTGCTGGTGTGCTGGCTTTACCTGATCTCGAATGTGTTCACCCTCGCCAAGATGCTGCGCGACGCCCACGAGGCCGACCTGCAGGAGGCGCGCCAGCAGGGCCGCCGCGAAGCCAGCCGCGAATTGCCCGACGCCGCTTGA
- a CDS encoding helix-turn-helix domain-containing protein: MSTSSALVDLIKAELKQAGISYAALAVELKLSESSVKRMFAAGGEMPLSRVDEVCRVLKTDFAELAARLAQRQPQRRELTLAQERAVVADAKLLLTAICCLSQWSAEQILASYRVSEAELTRYLAQLDRLGIIELKPLNRYKLQVAKTFRWRPQGPVMQFFREQVMGDFFSGGFDGEAELLMLVHGQLGHGAARELKERLQRVAEDFARQHLLDQRLPEAEKRAYSLVMGMRAWLFEHFRHLQRAPTRTATAASAPPRSPARRS, from the coding sequence ATGAGTACCTCTTCCGCCCTCGTCGATCTCATCAAGGCCGAACTCAAGCAGGCAGGCATCAGCTATGCCGCGCTGGCCGTGGAGCTGAAGCTGTCGGAGTCCAGCGTCAAGCGCATGTTCGCGGCCGGCGGCGAGATGCCGCTGTCGCGCGTGGATGAGGTCTGCCGCGTGCTGAAGACCGACTTTGCCGAACTCGCGGCCCGCCTGGCGCAGCGCCAGCCGCAGCGCCGCGAGCTCACGCTGGCGCAGGAGCGCGCGGTGGTGGCCGATGCCAAGCTGCTGCTGACGGCGATCTGCTGCCTGAGCCAGTGGAGCGCCGAGCAGATCCTGGCCAGCTACCGCGTCAGCGAGGCCGAGCTGACGCGCTACCTGGCGCAGCTGGACCGCCTGGGCATCATCGAGCTCAAGCCCCTGAACCGCTACAAGCTGCAGGTGGCCAAGACCTTCCGCTGGCGCCCGCAGGGGCCGGTCATGCAGTTCTTCCGCGAGCAGGTGATGGGGGATTTCTTCTCAGGCGGCTTCGACGGCGAGGCCGAGCTGCTGATGCTGGTGCATGGCCAGCTGGGCCATGGCGCGGCGCGCGAATTGAAGGAGCGGCTGCAGCGCGTGGCCGAGGACTTCGCGCGTCAGCACCTGCTGGACCAGCGGCTGCCCGAGGCAGAGAAGCGCGCCTACAGCCTGGTGATGGGCATGCGCGCATGGCTGTTCGAGCATTTCCGCCATCTGCAGCGTGCGCCTACCAGAACTGCCACTGCCGCGTCTGCACCACCCAGATCCCCAGCGCGCCGTTCGTGA
- a CDS encoding CAAX prenyl protease-related protein: MPPSPAALARILPFAAFMALLGLRGMLPELPGLDARWIYSLNLLIVGGLLAWYWREYGELYRKNLPTAREAGFSAAIGLVVFALWIELDAPWMQLTSPTASFFPVDASGALIWPLVLVRWLGAALLVPVMEELFWRSWLMRWLESPQFEAVAPQRVGLKAIALSTFVFMLAHTLWLAAIIAGLAYALLYIRTGKLWCAVLAHAVTNGALGIWVVQTRQWQFW, encoded by the coding sequence ATGCCTCCCAGCCCTGCCGCCCTCGCCCGCATCCTGCCCTTCGCCGCCTTCATGGCCCTGCTGGGCCTGCGGGGCATGCTGCCGGAGCTGCCGGGCCTCGATGCGCGCTGGATCTACAGCCTCAACCTGCTCATCGTCGGCGGCCTGCTGGCCTGGTACTGGCGCGAGTACGGCGAGCTCTACCGCAAGAACCTGCCCACGGCGCGCGAGGCCGGCTTCAGCGCCGCCATCGGCCTGGTGGTGTTTGCGCTCTGGATCGAGCTGGACGCGCCCTGGATGCAGCTCACCAGCCCCACCGCCAGCTTCTTCCCGGTGGACGCCAGCGGCGCGCTGATCTGGCCCCTGGTGCTGGTGCGCTGGCTGGGCGCGGCCCTGCTGGTGCCGGTGATGGAAGAGCTGTTCTGGCGCAGCTGGCTGATGCGCTGGCTGGAAAGCCCGCAGTTCGAGGCGGTGGCGCCGCAGCGCGTCGGGCTCAAGGCCATCGCCCTCTCCACCTTCGTCTTCATGCTCGCCCACACCCTCTGGCTGGCCGCCATCATCGCCGGCCTCGCCTATGCCCTGCTCTACATCCGCACCGGCAAGCTCTGGTGCGCGGTGCTGGCGCATGCGGTCACGAACGGCGCGCTGGGGATCTGGGTGGTGCAGACGCGGCAGTGGCAGTTCTGGTAG
- a CDS encoding CaiB/BaiF CoA transferase family protein produces MNQHDALKNGPLTGLKVLELGQLIAGPFAGKTLGDFGAEVIKVEPPASSDSPGGDPLRQWRMLHEGESVWWQVQSRNKQSITLDLREPADRAIARRLAAEADVLIENFRPGLMEEWGLDYAGLSAANPRLIMLRISGYGQTGPYRDLPGFAVVAEAMGGLRHLMGEPGRPPVRAGVSLGDTLAALHGVIGVLLALQARASTGRGQEIDVALYEAVFNCMESLLPEYSAFGAVRQPAGSALPGIAPSNAYRCADGQVVIGGNGDSIYKRLMTAIGREDLGQDPTLAGNAGRAARVDELDAAITAWTVQRPVAEVVALLQAARVPVGRIYTARDIAEDPHYRARRMIETITTAGGLRLDVPGICPKLSDTPGSIRSLAPALGEHNAQLRDPLR; encoded by the coding sequence ATGAACCAGCACGACGCACTCAAGAACGGCCCCCTCACCGGCCTGAAGGTCCTCGAACTCGGCCAGCTCATCGCCGGCCCCTTTGCCGGCAAGACCCTGGGCGATTTCGGCGCCGAGGTCATCAAGGTGGAGCCGCCCGCGAGCTCTGACTCACCCGGGGGCGACCCGCTGCGCCAGTGGCGCATGCTGCACGAGGGTGAAAGCGTCTGGTGGCAGGTGCAGAGCCGCAACAAGCAGAGCATCACCCTGGACCTGCGCGAGCCGGCCGACCGCGCCATCGCGCGCCGCCTGGCCGCCGAGGCCGATGTGCTGATCGAGAACTTCCGCCCCGGCCTGATGGAGGAATGGGGGCTGGACTACGCAGGCCTGAGCGCCGCCAACCCGCGCCTGATCATGCTGCGCATCAGCGGCTACGGCCAGACCGGCCCCTACCGCGACCTGCCCGGCTTTGCCGTGGTGGCCGAGGCCATGGGCGGCCTGCGCCATCTGATGGGCGAACCCGGCCGGCCCCCGGTGCGCGCCGGCGTCAGCCTGGGCGACACGCTGGCGGCCCTGCACGGCGTGATCGGCGTGCTGCTGGCGCTGCAGGCGCGCGCCAGCACCGGCCGCGGCCAGGAGATCGACGTGGCGCTCTACGAGGCGGTGTTCAACTGCATGGAGTCGCTGCTGCCCGAGTACAGCGCCTTCGGTGCGGTGCGCCAGCCCGCCGGCTCGGCCCTGCCGGGCATCGCGCCCAGCAACGCCTACCGCTGCGCCGACGGCCAGGTGGTGATCGGCGGCAACGGCGATTCGATCTACAAGCGCCTGATGACGGCGATCGGTCGGGAGGACCTGGGGCAAGACCCGACCCTCGCCGGCAACGCCGGCCGCGCCGCGCGCGTCGACGAGCTCGACGCCGCCATCACCGCCTGGACCGTGCAGCGCCCGGTGGCCGAGGTGGTGGCGCTGCTGCAGGCCGCGCGCGTGCCGGTGGGCCGCATCTACACGGCCAGGGACATTGCCGAAGACCCGCACTACCGCGCACGCCGGATGATCGAAACCATCACCACCGCCGGCGGCCTGCGCCTGGACGTGCCCGGCATCTGCCCCAAGCTCAGCGACACCCCCGGGTCGATACGCAGCCTGGCGCCCGCCCTGGGTGAGCACAATGCGCAACTGCGCGACCCGCTGCGCTAA
- a CDS encoding LysR family transcriptional regulator, which produces MLDQLKRMAVLATVVDQGSFVAAAKRLKTTTSAVSQQVRALERDMGVTLLHRSTRKLSLTPAGARFHAGCAAMLAAAQGAQAQLLQLRDAPEGELRIACPVGFARQLGPALAPLLAAHPGLSLHLEVEDGFTDLVAQRIDLAIRFGRLPDSSWVAQRIGAQALSLFAAPAYLARHGVPANVSDLTRHDWLALRPGTDSVHTLHLQQGQEAPQTLRISPRASSNNQLSLQQLCEAGLGLAMLGHDDVREASLAGRLLPLMPGLQLPPLPIYALTPQRDAQPAKVRYAIQALQQHLASA; this is translated from the coding sequence ATGCTTGACCAACTCAAGCGCATGGCGGTGCTGGCCACGGTGGTGGACCAGGGCAGCTTTGTGGCCGCCGCCAAGCGCCTCAAGACCACCACCTCGGCGGTGAGCCAGCAGGTGCGCGCGCTCGAGCGCGACATGGGTGTGACGCTCTTGCACCGCTCCACCCGCAAGCTCAGCCTCACGCCCGCGGGGGCGCGCTTTCACGCGGGCTGCGCCGCCATGCTGGCGGCCGCGCAGGGGGCACAGGCTCAGCTGCTGCAGCTGCGCGATGCCCCCGAGGGCGAGCTGCGCATCGCCTGCCCGGTGGGTTTTGCGCGCCAGCTCGGGCCGGCCCTGGCGCCGCTGCTGGCCGCCCACCCGGGCCTCAGCCTGCATCTGGAGGTGGAGGATGGCTTCACCGATCTGGTGGCCCAGCGCATCGACCTCGCCATCCGCTTCGGCCGCCTGCCCGACAGCAGCTGGGTGGCGCAGCGCATCGGCGCACAGGCCCTGTCCCTCTTTGCCGCCCCGGCCTATCTGGCCCGCCATGGTGTGCCGGCCAATGTTTCCGACCTCACCCGGCACGACTGGCTGGCCCTGCGCCCCGGCACCGACAGCGTCCACACCCTCCATCTGCAGCAGGGCCAGGAAGCGCCACAGACCCTGCGCATCAGCCCGCGCGCCAGCAGCAACAACCAGCTCAGCCTGCAGCAGCTCTGCGAAGCCGGCCTGGGCCTGGCCATGCTGGGCCATGACGATGTGCGCGAGGCCAGCCTGGCGGGCCGCCTGCTGCCGCTCATGCCCGGCCTGCAGCTGCCGCCCCTGCCCATCTACGCCCTCACCCCGCAACGCGACGCCCAGCCCGCCAAGGTGCGCTACGCGATCCAGGCCCTGCAACAACACCTCGCCTCCGCATGA
- a CDS encoding NAD(P)-dependent oxidoreductase produces MKIALIGATGFVGSAVLKELLARGHQVVALLREPSKWAPQAGVEARQADVLQPDSVAAAVRGVDAVVSAYNAGWTNPNLYEEFLRGSAAINAGLKQAGVKRLIVVGGAGSLFVAAGVQLVDTAEFPAQWKPGALAAREALNRIRAENELDWSFVSPPAHLEPGERRGSYRLGRDELLADAEGHSHISVADLALAIVDELEAPKHLQQRFTLAY; encoded by the coding sequence ATGAAGATCGCTCTGATTGGTGCCACCGGTTTCGTCGGCTCGGCGGTGTTGAAGGAATTGCTCGCGCGTGGACACCAGGTGGTGGCCTTGTTGCGCGAGCCATCCAAATGGGCGCCACAGGCCGGCGTGGAGGCACGCCAGGCCGATGTGCTGCAGCCCGATTCGGTGGCCGCCGCGGTGCGCGGCGTGGACGCGGTGGTGAGCGCCTACAACGCCGGCTGGACCAACCCGAATCTGTATGAAGAATTCTTGCGCGGCTCGGCCGCCATCAACGCCGGCCTCAAGCAGGCCGGCGTGAAGCGCCTGATCGTGGTGGGCGGCGCCGGCAGCCTGTTCGTGGCAGCGGGCGTGCAACTGGTGGACACGGCGGAGTTCCCCGCGCAGTGGAAGCCCGGCGCGCTGGCGGCGCGCGAGGCGCTGAACCGCATCCGTGCAGAGAATGAACTGGACTGGAGCTTTGTCTCGCCGCCGGCGCATCTGGAGCCGGGCGAGCGCCGCGGCAGCTACCGCCTGGGCCGCGATGAGTTGCTGGCCGACGCCGAGGGCCATTCGCACATCTCGGTCGCCGACCTGGCGCTGGCCATCGTCGACGAGCTGGAAGCGCCCAAGCACCTGCAGCAGCGCTTCACCCTGGCCTATTGA
- a CDS encoding 23S rRNA (adenine(2030)-N(6))-methyltransferase RlmJ: MLAYRHAFHAGNHADVLKHLVLTQVLRYMGEKEKPYTLVDTHAGAGGYSIEGRYAQKKGEYSSGVARLYDAKDLPAPLANYVDLVRQFNTDGQLRQYPGSPAIANLLMREQDRLRCYELHPTDFRILDTYLSTRPNTQASDKDGFASLKGELPPPSRRGVVLMDPPYEIKTDYAKVLAALREGLQRFPDCVFMIWYPQLALLESTQLAQRLKASADAAAKKGWLHVRLTVDQPDERGFGMLGSGMFIANPPFTLHDDLQACLPYLVEKLGQYDGANFVLEQRAV, from the coding sequence ATGCTTGCTTACCGACACGCCTTCCACGCCGGCAACCATGCCGACGTTCTCAAACACCTGGTACTCACGCAGGTGCTGCGCTACATGGGCGAAAAGGAAAAGCCTTACACCCTGGTGGACACCCACGCCGGTGCCGGCGGCTATTCGATCGAGGGCCGCTACGCCCAAAAGAAGGGCGAATACAGCAGCGGCGTGGCGCGCCTCTACGACGCCAAGGACCTGCCGGCGCCGCTGGCCAACTACGTGGACCTGGTGCGCCAGTTCAACACCGATGGCCAGCTGCGCCAGTACCCCGGCTCGCCCGCCATCGCCAATCTGCTGATGCGCGAGCAGGACCGCCTGCGCTGCTACGAGCTGCACCCCACCGATTTCCGCATCCTCGACACCTATCTCTCCACCCGGCCCAACACCCAGGCGAGCGACAAGGACGGCTTTGCCTCGCTGAAGGGCGAGCTGCCGCCGCCCTCGCGCCGCGGCGTGGTGCTGATGGACCCGCCCTACGAGATCAAGACCGATTACGCCAAGGTGCTGGCCGCCCTGCGTGAGGGCCTGCAGCGCTTCCCGGACTGCGTCTTCATGATCTGGTATCCGCAGCTGGCGCTGCTGGAATCCACCCAGCTGGCGCAGCGCCTCAAGGCCTCGGCCGACGCCGCGGCCAAGAAGGGCTGGCTGCATGTGCGCCTGACCGTGGACCAGCCCGACGAGCGCGGCTTCGGCATGCTGGGCAGCGGCATGTTCATCGCCAACCCGCCCTTCACCCTGCACGACGATCTGCAGGCCTGCCTGCCCTATCTGGTGGAGAAGCTGGGCCAGTACGACGGCGCCAACTTCGTGCTGGAGCAGCGCGCGGTTTGA
- a CDS encoding alkene reductase has translation MPSLFDPIQIGDLALANRIVMAPLTRSRSKGLLPGELAVEYYRQRASAGLIISEGTQVAPEGQGYLDTPGIHTPAQIAAWRKVTDAVHAAGGKIAAQLWHVGRISHVVFQPEGRAPVSSTARPAHGKTFTAEGFVPISAPRALGADEVPAIIAAFVHGARCAMEAGFDAVEVHGANGYLLDQFMRDSINDRQDAYGGSIANRARLTVEVMTAIVQAIGAGRTGLRLSPVTPVNDAGQDSDPQALFNHVAEQLAPLKLAFLHIIEGQTGGARDIAAFDYRAMRERFGGPWMVNNGYNREMALKAVAEGQADLVSFGRDFISNPDLVRRLRLNAPLQPLDRATLYGGDAHGYTDYPSLAA, from the coding sequence ATGCCCAGCTTGTTCGACCCCATCCAGATCGGCGACCTCGCCCTTGCCAACCGCATCGTCATGGCGCCGCTGACGCGCAGCCGCTCCAAGGGCCTGCTGCCCGGTGAGCTGGCGGTCGAGTACTACCGTCAGCGCGCCAGCGCCGGGCTGATCATCAGCGAGGGCACCCAGGTGGCGCCCGAGGGCCAGGGCTATCTGGACACCCCCGGCATCCACACGCCCGCGCAGATCGCCGCCTGGCGCAAGGTCACCGATGCGGTGCATGCCGCGGGCGGCAAGATCGCCGCCCAGCTCTGGCATGTGGGCCGCATCTCGCATGTGGTGTTCCAGCCAGAGGGCCGCGCGCCGGTCTCGTCCACCGCGCGCCCAGCGCATGGCAAGACCTTCACCGCCGAGGGCTTTGTGCCGATCTCGGCACCGCGCGCGCTCGGGGCCGACGAGGTGCCCGCCATCATCGCGGCCTTTGTGCATGGCGCGCGCTGCGCCATGGAGGCGGGCTTCGATGCGGTGGAGGTGCATGGCGCGAACGGCTATCTGCTCGACCAGTTCATGCGCGACAGCATCAACGACCGCCAGGATGCCTACGGCGGCAGCATCGCGAATCGCGCGCGCCTGACGGTGGAGGTGATGACGGCGATCGTCCAGGCCATCGGTGCCGGCCGCACGGGCCTGCGCCTGAGCCCGGTGACGCCGGTCAACGACGCCGGACAGGACAGCGATCCGCAGGCCTTGTTCAACCATGTGGCCGAGCAGCTGGCGCCGCTGAAGCTTGCCTTCCTGCACATCATCGAGGGCCAGACCGGCGGCGCGCGCGACATCGCCGCCTTCGACTACCGGGCCATGCGCGAGCGTTTCGGCGGCCCCTGGATGGTCAACAACGGCTACAACCGCGAGATGGCCCTGAAGGCCGTGGCCGAGGGCCAGGCGGACCTGGTGTCCTTTGGCCGCGACTTCATCTCCAACCCGGACCTGGTGCGCCGCCTGCGCCTGAACGCGCCGCTGCAGCCGCTGGACCGCGCCACGCTGTACGGCGGCGACGCCCATGGCTATACCGACTATCCGAGCCTGGCCGCCTGA
- a CDS encoding aminopeptidase P N-terminal domain-containing protein, with translation MNQLQALAARRARVFAAIGDAALLLPNSHLPQREDDASRYHGWRYGYEAWRPDSDFYYLSGFEEPESLLLLTGGATPRSILFCRPRDAALEQWNGRRLGPAAAAAALGLDEAYPIAELEQRLPELLKGQRSLHYPFGVDAGRDQRIFAALNTLRGARAIRQGSVFPITLHDPRALLHEMRVIKDEAEIALMHEAAQISGAAMTRAMRFARPGQYEYEVEAELLHEYRRRGARGPAYNPIVAGGANACILHYVENKMRLNDGELLLIDAGCDFQGYNADITRTLPIGRRFNGLQRELYEIVLGALDAGIATLRVGESLERLHQTHVRGVSQGLLDLGLLQGSLDGVLESKAYLRFLMCGTGHYLGLDTHDAGRYHLPDGAWRPAQAGMVLTAEPGIYISPAADIPERYWHIGVRIEDDVLVTAAGPELLTGQVPRRIADIEALRD, from the coding sequence GTGAACCAGCTTCAAGCCCTGGCGGCGCGGCGCGCGCGCGTGTTCGCCGCGATCGGCGATGCCGCGCTGCTGCTGCCCAACAGCCATCTGCCGCAACGTGAGGACGATGCCAGCCGCTATCACGGCTGGCGCTATGGCTACGAGGCCTGGCGGCCCGACAGTGATTTCTACTACCTCAGCGGCTTCGAAGAGCCCGAGTCGCTGCTGCTGCTGACCGGTGGCGCCACGCCGCGCAGCATCCTGTTCTGCCGGCCGCGCGATGCGGCGCTGGAGCAATGGAATGGCCGCCGCCTGGGGCCCGCCGCCGCGGCCGCGGCTCTGGGCCTGGATGAGGCCTACCCGATCGCCGAGCTGGAGCAGCGCCTGCCCGAGCTGCTGAAGGGCCAGCGCAGCCTGCACTATCCCTTCGGCGTGGATGCGGGCCGCGACCAGCGCATCTTTGCCGCGCTCAATACCCTGCGCGGTGCGCGCGCGATCCGCCAGGGCAGTGTCTTCCCCATCACCCTGCACGACCCGCGCGCGCTGCTGCACGAGATGCGCGTGATCAAGGACGAGGCCGAGATCGCCCTCATGCACGAGGCCGCACAGATCTCCGGCGCGGCGATGACGCGCGCGATGCGCTTTGCCCGGCCGGGCCAGTACGAGTACGAGGTGGAGGCCGAGCTATTGCATGAGTACCGGCGCCGCGGCGCGCGCGGGCCGGCCTACAACCCCATCGTGGCCGGCGGCGCCAATGCCTGCATCCTGCATTACGTCGAGAACAAGATGCGGCTCAACGATGGCGAGCTGTTGCTGATCGATGCCGGCTGCGACTTCCAGGGCTATAACGCCGACATTACGCGGACCCTGCCGATAGGGCGGCGCTTCAACGGCCTGCAGCGCGAACTCTACGAGATCGTGCTGGGCGCGCTCGATGCGGGCATCGCCACGCTGCGCGTGGGTGAATCGCTGGAGCGCCTGCACCAGACCCATGTGCGCGGCGTCAGCCAGGGCCTGCTGGACCTGGGCCTGCTGCAGGGCAGCCTGGACGGCGTGCTGGAGAGCAAGGCCTATCTGCGCTTTCTGATGTGCGGCACCGGCCATTACCTGGGCCTGGACACGCACGACGCCGGCCGCTACCACCTGCCCGATGGCGCATGGCGCCCGGCCCAGGCCGGCATGGTGCTGACGGCCGAGCCGGGCATCTACATCAGCCCGGCCGCCGACATCCCCGAGCGCTACTGGCACATCGGCGTGCGCATCGAGGACGATGTGCTGGTCACTGCCGCCGGCCCGGAGCTGCTGACCGGCCAGGTGCCCAGGCGCATCGCCGACATCGAAGCCTTGCGCGATTAG
- a CDS encoding MOSC domain-containing protein — MKLLSLNTGRASAMDIDGRSVLTGIRKTPRGGAVALATLGLEGDEQADPSVHGGLSKAVYAYPSEHYEFWQTVRAQAQVAAWGQVLPPGSLGENLTLSGLLEKDAFIGDTLRFAGGVELLVSEPRFPCFKFNAVMGFNKAAKLMAQSLWCGFYLAVKIPGELAAGETFELLPGPRELSIPELFRARMKG; from the coding sequence ATGAAGCTACTCAGCCTGAACACCGGCCGCGCCAGCGCGATGGACATCGATGGCCGCAGCGTGCTCACCGGCATCCGCAAGACGCCGCGCGGCGGCGCCGTGGCGCTCGCCACCCTCGGCCTCGAGGGCGACGAGCAGGCCGACCCCAGCGTGCACGGCGGCCTGTCCAAGGCCGTCTACGCCTACCCCAGCGAGCATTACGAGTTCTGGCAGACGGTGCGCGCCCAGGCCCAGGTGGCGGCCTGGGGCCAGGTCTTGCCGCCCGGGTCGCTGGGCGAAAACCTCACCCTCAGCGGCCTGCTCGAGAAGGACGCCTTCATCGGCGACACCCTGCGCTTTGCCGGCGGCGTCGAGCTGCTGGTGAGCGAGCCGCGCTTCCCCTGCTTCAAGTTCAACGCCGTGATGGGCTTCAACAAGGCCGCCAAGCTGATGGCGCAAAGCCTCTGGTGCGGCTTCTACCTGGCGGTGAAGATCCCCGGCGAGCTGGCCGCCGGCGAGACTTTCGAGCTGCTGCCGGGGCCGCGCGAGTTATCCATCCCCGAGCTGTTCCGCGCCAGGATGAAGGGCTAG